The following are encoded together in the Desulfovibrio aminophilus genome:
- a CDS encoding DNA-binding transcriptional regulator translates to MSKNYKSGASAAIHETMEDLHKLGLIDKMTMKEFDESCLVPAEAMAPEDIRAIRERERLSQPVFARYLNVSKNLVSDWERGVKKPGGPALRLLFIVKHKGLDAVRV, encoded by the coding sequence ATGTCCAAGAACTATAAGAGTGGAGCTAGCGCCGCAATCCATGAAACCATGGAAGATCTCCATAAGCTCGGCCTGATAGACAAGATGACCATGAAAGAGTTCGACGAATCCTGCCTTGTCCCGGCCGAAGCCATGGCACCGGAAGACATCCGGGCAATTCGTGAAAGAGAGCGTCTGTCGCAGCCGGTCTTTGCCCGCTACCTGAACGTTTCCAAGAATCTTGTTTCTGATTGGGAACGTGGCGTAAAAAAGCCCGGCGGCCCCGCCCTGCGCCTCCTGTTCATCGTAAAGCATAAGGGTCTTGACGCCGTGCGGGTTTGA